Proteins encoded together in one Cicer arietinum cultivar CDC Frontier isolate Library 1 chromosome 4, Cicar.CDCFrontier_v2.0, whole genome shotgun sequence window:
- the LOC101500648 gene encoding pentatricopeptide repeat-containing protein At4g21300-like: MLSFEFLRRYLVSKHNKFSICASAITLCLKTCVSLGTPEFGRGVHVDSIKLNLNSNCFVGSSLIRLYSQYGKIKDAHKVFDEITDKDIVAYTSIITAYAHSGDSSAYVAFTIASTMQQQGLIPNRVTLVSLMHASTKSGALLEGRGIHGYAVRRGIGLCDDVFETTLLDMYCKCGGIGIAASAFNKMDALSTKNVGSWNTLISAFLRSGKALEAFELFRRMMCRNILPDLLTLANAILCCSELNYLRRGMSIHGYMIRMGVELDLVASTALVDLYCKLDVTKARKLFQRLANKDAVVYNVMMIGYLENDFAVDAVNIFREMIKMDVSLNVALFLNLISAVSKLSDIRLARSIHGYVLRHMHITHVEIENQMIHAYAKCGYVVDAREFFNRMGTRDLVSWTSMITGYVYDGHIDEAIILFRLLQRENLKIDSITLIGLLQALSQLGCLNFVKEVHCFSYRFFHGRELSVNNSLITTYAKCGKLRTARYIFQQMAERCLTSWNAMIGAYAMHGNYTEVLKLFDHMKFEKIRPDEVTFTSLLTACSHSGLVEEGLQIFRIMMKEYAIIPGEVHYNCIVDLLSRAGRLTEAYNVVKSMPSTHSSAALSALLSACRLYGDTEIGEAIAKQILKSEPHSSGAYALVSNICAQGGRWNEVAEIRAMTKNTELRSTPGYSLIQVDKQHMRCE, from the coding sequence ATGCTGTCATTTGAATTTCTCCGTCGCTATTTGGTTTCCAAACACAACAAATTCAGCATATGTGCTTCAGCCATAACTCTCTGCCTCAAAACGTGCGTTTCCTTAGGTACCCCAGAATTTGGAAGAGGGGTTCACGTTGATTCCATCAAACTCAATTTAAACTCTAACTGTTTCGTAGGTTCTTCTCTCATTCGTTTATACTCACAATATGGGAAAATAAAAgatgcacataaggtgtttgatgaaattacTGACAAAGATATTGTTGCATATACTTCCATCATCACTGCATATGCTCACTCTGGTGATTCCTCTGCATATGTTGCTTTCACAATTGCTTCCACAATGCAGCAACAAGGGCTGATACCTAATAGAGTGACATTAGTGAGCTTGATGCACGCATCGACGAAATCGGGGGCATTGCTAGAGGGTCGTGGGATTCATGGTTATGCTGTTAGGAGAGGAATTGGTTTGTGTGATGATGTTTTTGAGACGACCCTTTTGGATATGTATTGTAAATGTGGTGGTATAGGGATAGCTGCGTCGGCTTTTAACAAGATGGATGCTTTAAGTACGAAAAATGTTGGTTCTTGGAACACTTTGATATCTGCGTTTCTTCGTAGTGGAAAGGCTTTAGAAGCTTTTGAACTTTTTCGTCGAATGATGTGTAGAAATATTTTGCCTGATTTGTTAACATTGGCTAATGCTATTCTGTGTTGTTCTGAATTGAATTATTTACGTCGAGGGATGAGTATCCATGGATACATGATTAGGATGGGGGTGGAACTTGATCTTGTAGCTTCCACTGCTTTGGTTGATCTATACTGTAAACTTGATGTAACCAAAGCTAGGAAACTGTTTCAAAGATTGGCAAATAAGGATGCTGTTGTATATAATGTTATGATGATCGGTTATCTAGAAAATGACTTTGCTGTGGACGCGGTAAATATTTTCCGTGAAATGATCAAAATGGATGTTAGTCTAAATGTGGCTTTGTTTCTTAATTTGATTTCTGCAGTATCGAAATTGAGCGACATTAGATTAGCCAGGTCTATCCATGGTTATGTATTGAGACATATGCACATCACACATGTGGAGATTGAAAATCAAATGATTCATGCTTATGCAAAATGTGGGTATGTAGTGGATGCAAGGGAATTCTTTAATAGGATGGGAACAAGGGACTTGGTTTCATGGACTTCGATGATAACGGGTTACGTTTATGACGGCCACATTGATGAAGCCATTATTTTGTTTCGGTTGCTGCAAAGAGAAAATCTAAAGATTGATTCTATTACTCTAATTGGTCTCCTTCAGGCATTATCCCAGCTTGGATGTCTAAATTTTGTTAAAGAAGTTCACTGTTTCAGTTACCGATTTTTCCATGGCAGAGAGTTGTCTGTAAATAATTCTCTGATTACCACGTATGCTAAGTGCGGAAAACTGCGTACGGCTAGGTACATATTTCAGCAAATGGCAGAACGGTGTCTCACATCATGGAATGCAATGATAGGTGCGTATGCGATGCATGGAAACTATACAGAGGTGTTAAAACTCTTTGATCAtatgaaatttgaaaaaattagacCTGATGAAGTGACTTTCACATCATTACTCACTGCCTGCAGCCACTCAGGATTGGTAGAAGAGGGTCTACAAATTTTCAGGATAATGATGAAGGAATATGCAATAATTCCAGGTGAAGTTCATTATAATTGTATAGTAGATTTATTAAGCAGAGCCGGTCGACTTACGGAGGCATACAATGTTGTCAAAAGCATGCCGTCAACGCATAGTTCTGCTGCATTGTCTGCTTTGCTTTCTGCTTGCCGACTATACGGGGATACAGAGATTGGGGAGGCGATAGCGAAACAGATATTAAAATCAGAACCACATAGTTCAGGTGCTTATGCTTTGGTATCAAATATATGTGCACAAGGGGGAAGATGGAATGAAGTAGCCGAAATAAGGGCCATGACAAAGAATACAGAATTGAGAAGTACTCCAGGATATAGTCTGATACAGGTAGACAAGCAACATATGAGATGTGAATGA
- the LOC101500333 gene encoding large ribosomal subunit protein bL28c produces MAGCTISLGSGTAFAFAAVRSTNTHRPSSPSLQLGFLNSQLSGLKISSQTSLNLPTRIVASPFQPIVARRVCPFTGKKANRANKVSFSNHKTKKLQFVNLQYKRVWWEAGKRYVKLRLSTKALKTIEKNGLDAVAKKAGIDLRKK; encoded by the exons atgGCGGGTTGTACAATATCACTTGGAAGTGGAACCGCCTTCGCCTTCGCTGCCGTCCGCTCAACCAACACTCACAGACCTTCTTCACCCTCACTCC AATTAGGGTTCCTCAATTCTCAGTTAAGCGGCCTCAAAATCTCCTCCCAGACTTCACTCAATTTGCCCACACGCATTGTTGCTTCCCCATTTCAACCAATTGTTGCtc ggAGAGTGTGTCCCTTTACTGGAAAGAAAGCAAACAGGGCTAACAAAGTATCTTTTTCAAACCATAAGACAAAGAAACTTCAGTTTGTAAACCTCCAGTACAAGAGAGTTTGGTGGGAAGCTGGGAAGCGTTATGTAAAGCTTCGTCTGTCAACTAAGGCATTGAAGACCATAGAGAAGAATGGACTTGATGCAGTAGCCAAAAAGGCTGGAATTGATCTTCGTAAGAAATAG